The proteins below are encoded in one region of Tamandua tetradactyla isolate mTamTet1 chromosome 9, mTamTet1.pri, whole genome shotgun sequence:
- the CCL28 gene encoding C-C motif chemokine 28 isoform X2 codes for MASSCCTQLSHHISRRLLERVNICRIQRADGDCDLAAIILHIKRRRICASPHNHTIKQWLEEKTAKKNARGNICHVKKHHPKRNSKRVYQAKHETNGHKTTY; via the exons ATGGCCTCCAGCTGTTGCACGCAGTTATCACATCATATTTCCAGAAGGCTTCTGGAAAGAGTGAATATATGTCGCATTCAGAGAGCTGATGGGGATTGTGACTTGGCTGCTATAAT CCTTCACATCAAGCGCAGAAGAATCTGTGCCAGCCCACATAATCATACTATTAAGCAGTGGTTGGAAGAAAAAACAGCCAAGAAAAATGCCAGAGGCAACATTTGCCACGTGAAGAAACATCACCCCAAGAGGAACAGTAAAAGGGTATATCAGGCGAAACATGAAACAAATGGCCATAAAACTACTTATTAG